TGCGGTAAGGTTTGACCTGCAACAGGTCGTGAAGGCCATTGCGTCGGCACCTATCAACTCAAGCGGAGAAAGTGTAAGTGCCGAGTCCCTCAAAAAGGCTCTCCTCTCTCTTCAGGATGCAGGCCACAGCGTTTTGCAGATTCCCGTGACTCAGGCCGTAATTTACGGATGGTATGACAACGAACTCGGAAGCTACACCAATATGCTTGGCGATCTTACTGTGAGTATCGCCAAAAGCCTTGATTAAGCCTAAACCCTAAACCATAGGAGGTCCACCATGGCCGTCCGCGTTGCCATCAACGGCTTCGGTCGCATTGGAAGAATGATTTTTAGAGCAAACCTGGAACGAAAGGAACCCCTTGAAGTCGTGGCTCTGAACGACCTTGGGAGTCCTGAAGAACTGGCCTACCTGCTCAAGTACGACTCGGTACACGGAACCATACACAACGAAATTTCTGCAGAGGGAGAGTATCTGGTTGTTGACGGCAAAAAGTATCGATGTTGCCAGGTGGCAAACCCTGCCGACGCTCCCTGGAAAGATCTGGGGGTGGATATAGTGCTTGAGACGAGCGGCCGATTCAGGGACAGAGACTCTGCTCAGAAACACATTGACGCCGGGGCAAAAAAAGTCATCGTAGGCGCTCCCGGCAAGAAAATGGACGCCACCTTCGTTATGGGTGTAAACCACGAAGAGTACGATCCCAGAAACCACCACATAGTTTCGAACGCTTCCTGCACGACCAATTGCCTTGCACCGATCGTAAGAGTCCTTCACGATCACTTCGGGATCGTCCACGGATTGATGACCACGGTACATTCCTACACGATGGATCAAAGGTTGCTGGATGCCCTGCACAAAGACCGAAGGCGTGCCAGGGCGGCGGCTCTCTCCATGGTCCCGACAACAACGGGTGCGGCAGTTGCTGTCGCCGAAGTCATTCCCGAGCTCAAAGGGCGATTGGACGGATTGGCAATCCGTGTGCCTACACCAAATGTGTCGTTGGTCGATTTCGTCTGCGAGGTGGAAAAGGAAACGAGTGTCGAAGAGGTAAACCAGGCACTGGAAGCAGCCTCCCAGGGTCCACTCAAGGGCATCCTGCACGTTGAAAAAGAGGAGCTGGTTTCCTGCGACTTCAATCACTCCACCTTCTCGTCCATCGTGGACGCCGCTCTTACGAGGGTAATCGACGGAAAACTGGTCAAGGTCATGAGCTGGTACGATAACGAATTCGGATATTCCAACCGGATGATAGATCTGGCATTGCACATGGGAAAGGATCTTGAGTAGTTGTCCATCGGAAAGATGGAGGATGCGAAATGAAAACCCTGGATGATGTAAACCTGGAAAAAAAGGTTGTATTTCTCAGAGCCGACTTTAACGTGCCTCTGGATGAAAACAGAAGGGTTGCAGACGACACGCGAATTAAGGCAACCCTTCCTACCATAGAAAGAATTCTCCAATCGGGTGCCAAACTTCTGGTAGCATCTCACCTGGGAAGACCCAAAGGTAAGGTCGTTCCCGAACTGTCTCTGAAGCCTGTAGCGGATCACCTGTCAGGGCTTCTCGGAAATTCCGTACTCTTTGTAGAAGACTGCGTGGGCGAAAAGCGCAACGAGGCACTTTCTAAACTCAAGCACGGCGACCTTGCCCTTCTGGAAAACCTCAGATTTCACGAAGGGGAAACGAAAAACGACCCGGAATTTGCCCGAAGCCTTGCAGAGGGCGTGGACCTTTACGTAAACGACGCCTTTGCGGTATCCCACAGGGCTCATGCCTCCGTTCACGCAATTATAGAGTACGTTCCGGAATGTGCCGCCGGTTACCAGCTCTATAAGGAACTGGATTACTACCACAGAGCGCTCGAAACCCCAGAACGCCCCGTGGCCATTGTCATCGGAGGAGCAAAGGTATCCACCAAGATAGGAGTACTCGAAAACCTCCTTTCCCGATGCAACATCATGATAATAGGCGGTGCCATGGCAAACACTTTTATGAAGGCTCTTGGCAGGCCGGTGGGTGCCTCTCAGGTCGAAGATGACTACATCGAAACGGCAAGGGAATTCCTGAAAAGGGCGCAGGAATTGGGTGTCGAAGTTCACCTTCCTGTTGATGCCGTTGCTGCACCTTCTATCGATGCCGAAGCCGAAGCTATGGAGGTATCTCTGGATAACATTCCGGAAAATCTGGCAATCTTCGATGTAGGACCTCGTACGGTTGAGCTTTTCCGTGAAGCCATCGAGAAGGCGTCCACGGTGGTCTGGAACGGTCCAATGGGGGTTTTTGAAAAACCGGCCTTCGCCAGAGGAACGATGGAGCTAGCAAAGGCAATAGCGGAGCACAAGGGTCTCACGGTCGCGGGAGGCGGAGACACGGTATCGGCCCTGAACGAATTCGGTCTTTACGACAAAGTCGGATACGTATCGACGGGAGGAGGTGCCTTTCTTGAGCTTCTGGAAGGTAAAGCACTTCCGGGCGTAGAAGCGCTGGAAAGGTGTGGCAAGTAGACGGTAATCCCTGGGGCAGCCGGTAGCTGCCCCTTTTTCGCAAGAGGAGCACGTCACCATGGTCAGAAGGAAGAATCTCATAGCCGCCAACTGGAAGATGCATAAAACCGTTTCAGAAGCAGTGGGGTTTGTAAGGGAACTTCAGAAAAGCGTGGGAACCTTCGATGATAGAGAGGTTCTGATTGCTCCTCCCTTCACGGCGCTTTTAGCCGTTTCAAAGGAACTGTCCCGAGAGGATTTTTTTCTGGGAGGTCAAAACTGTCACTGGGAAGAAAAAGGTGCCTATACCGGCGAGGTTTCGGTGCCCATGCTGAAGGACGTTGGGTGCCGTTACGTAATCGTTGGTCACTCCGAACGACGCCACATCTTCAAGGAAGACGACGAGGTAATAAACAAAAAAGTGCGAGCAGCCGTGAAATGGGGATTGGTGCCCATACTGTGCGTCGGGGAAATGCTGGAAGAACGCGAGGCGGGGAAAACCTTTGAAATCGTTTCAGACCAGCTGGAAAAAGGGCTGAAGGATGTTGATCTCCTGGACGGCCGTTCTGTCGTTATCGCATACGAACCGGTCTGGGCTATAGGAACAGGCCGTACGGCCACGCCCGAACA
This portion of the Thermodesulforhabdus norvegica genome encodes:
- the gap gene encoding type I glyceraldehyde-3-phosphate dehydrogenase, which gives rise to MAVRVAINGFGRIGRMIFRANLERKEPLEVVALNDLGSPEELAYLLKYDSVHGTIHNEISAEGEYLVVDGKKYRCCQVANPADAPWKDLGVDIVLETSGRFRDRDSAQKHIDAGAKKVIVGAPGKKMDATFVMGVNHEEYDPRNHHIVSNASCTTNCLAPIVRVLHDHFGIVHGLMTTVHSYTMDQRLLDALHKDRRRARAAALSMVPTTTGAAVAVAEVIPELKGRLDGLAIRVPTPNVSLVDFVCEVEKETSVEEVNQALEAASQGPLKGILHVEKEELVSCDFNHSTFSSIVDAALTRVIDGKLVKVMSWYDNEFGYSNRMIDLALHMGKDLE
- a CDS encoding phosphoglycerate kinase, which produces MKTLDDVNLEKKVVFLRADFNVPLDENRRVADDTRIKATLPTIERILQSGAKLLVASHLGRPKGKVVPELSLKPVADHLSGLLGNSVLFVEDCVGEKRNEALSKLKHGDLALLENLRFHEGETKNDPEFARSLAEGVDLYVNDAFAVSHRAHASVHAIIEYVPECAAGYQLYKELDYYHRALETPERPVAIVIGGAKVSTKIGVLENLLSRCNIMIIGGAMANTFMKALGRPVGASQVEDDYIETAREFLKRAQELGVEVHLPVDAVAAPSIDAEAEAMEVSLDNIPENLAIFDVGPRTVELFREAIEKASTVVWNGPMGVFEKPAFARGTMELAKAIAEHKGLTVAGGGDTVSALNEFGLYDKVGYVSTGGGAFLELLEGKALPGVEALERCGK
- the tpiA gene encoding triose-phosphate isomerase, whose protein sequence is MVRRKNLIAANWKMHKTVSEAVGFVRELQKSVGTFDDREVLIAPPFTALLAVSKELSREDFFLGGQNCHWEEKGAYTGEVSVPMLKDVGCRYVIVGHSERRHIFKEDDEVINKKVRAAVKWGLVPILCVGEMLEEREAGKTFEIVSDQLEKGLKDVDLLDGRSVVIAYEPVWAIGTGRTATPEQAQEVHSFIREKLSGSYGKDIAHSVRILYGGSVKPSNVDDLMKEEDVDGLLVGGASLEVESFRRIIEYQQKG